Below is a window of Musa acuminata AAA Group cultivar baxijiao chromosome BXJ3-11, Cavendish_Baxijiao_AAA, whole genome shotgun sequence DNA.
TTGGTTTCACTGGAGGAATTTGCACGACCTTGAACATGTTGTTCAAGCCATTTAATGTGTGCAATCTAAAGGACGTCCTCTTGAAAGAGGAACCAAACCACTGTGTACTATATATACCATTGCTGAAAACCACATTAAAAGATTTGGACCCATTTAGCTCAGAACAATCTAGTGCAATCAAATAACAAAGTTGCAGAATCTCCAAACAGTGGGTTGAGACAGCAGAACAAAATAGGGAGTGCCAGGGTGGATTTAACTGAGTAGCAAACTTAGAAATACCTAGGAGGATGTCCGATGAATGGTGCGCCCCTGGCCGCAGCAGGCCTTGGCTGAATACCATACTGGGGCATCTGTTGTGAAGCTTGGACATAACCAGCTGATGCAGTGGGACGGGCAGCTGAGGCTGGGTACGGTGCACCAGCAGATGGACCAAATGGCTGGCCGGGGAACGTCCCACCCATCGACGCATAGTTGGCCTTATTTGGATCCCAAGAAGGCATCTGTCTGTTTGGAAATGCCTGTTGCATGCCCAAGTTGCTAACAAAGGTTCCTGCCACATGAGGATTAGCTTGCAAACCAGTGGAAACAATAGTCACGGAGGAACCTTGTGGCACTGCAAGTATCCCTGTGTCAGCAACCGTGTAGTCCCTGCTCTTGTCACTATATGCCTGAAAGTAATGCACATAGAAAGTTCATGTTAACATTAGAGAAGAATAGAATATGAGATTATGTCGTATGGATTAATGGCGGAGAACAAAGGGTGTTTGCTGATGGTACAAAgattaaatatgataaattgattttACAAGGAACTGAACATTCTATAAGCAATCTAGTTTGGAAGATACGACAAGTAACAAATAAAGAAACCATATTAATGTTTTCATATTTTGTTTCTGGACTTCCCAAAAGGAAATGAATAAATATTACACAAATGTCTCAATTTCCAAGTTTCTTGCTTGATAGAGCAAATTGAATGAAATAAGAGCCAAAGAGAGTCTTTAAATGATATCCTCAGTTTTTTACTCTATATAACCCATAAAcattatagatgtaccttcacgtTGAGATCCGTATGACGAGAGTATGACAGATGAAGCTTACAATAGCCACCATCATAAATGCAATGTCCCTCCAAAGCCTCTTTGGCAACTGTTGCAGTGGTCACATCTGATAAAAAATGAAAAGTGATATCAATTTCTCTAGCAGACAAATCCTTGAAAGAAATAATCTTCTTTGTATTTTGTAGGAAAACAAAATTGAAAAATACGTACAGAGAAATTTTGAGACATCAAGGCCGGTGAAAAATAGCATTTCAAAGAAAATATAGAATTCTGAACAAGAAAACTACTGTTGTTCAAGTCAAAATTCCTTCTGCTATTTTCAGGAGTCACAGCATTTAAGTGTTAAAGTGAAACTACATGCTTGATGTCCAAGGTGAATTCAAGCATAGAGAGAGAGGATGCAAGATTAGTACGGTTCATAAATAAAATCAGAAGCTAAACTAAAGGTTACAAAAAGCACAAAGGTGAAATCAAACCTCGAGGGACGAGGACACCATAAGATGAATATGGTCCATATCTAGAATAAACTACGACATAAACAGAGCATAGTATCCAAAAGAAGGGAGAATTTTTAAAAAGAATATGGATGAATTAACCAACGAGCATGGTTATTTTTAATGTGATAATAACTTGGTAACTCATGTGATAGGGAAAAGTGATCCTATCTAGTGAGAAGAGAATGGGCAAACAAAAACTTCAAAACAATCATAGAAGACTTTTTTTCAACTATTGTTAATTGTCACATCCTTTCACAAAAGAACTAAGGAATTTCAGGTTCATTCATCTCCTACCATAGCTTCCTACGGCATCTTCCAGCTTATAGTGAACAACCACAAACTCCAAACTAGTTGTCTATAAGAAAAGCTATCTTGACTGCATACACTCAGCAGGTTCCTGACATACATCTAAGTCATCACCATCTTCCACACAGTCGTAAACCATGAAAAGTGTTCCAACTCTATCCAATATGGGATTAGGCATCCTCAACCGACTCTATCCTCACCATTTGAGAGTCTAAGACCTCTTCGCTCCATCCATCTCAAACTCCCACAACCAGTATAATTAGCAAGAAAACGtcctttttttcatttttctttcctGTTAAAATTGCCAGCAGCCTCTGCATCACATGCCCCGCTTTCTATATTTCAGTATTGACCCTATTTCCACCTCTACTCCAGCTCCTAAAGTATCCATTGCTGCACTACCCAATAGGTGCGAGAGGATGGTGATGGCTATTCCACATAAACTCCTACAAGATCAAAGGGCCAAAGGGCAAAAGAAACTAGACCATGTTTTGCCATATTTATCTGATCTGGATTACAAACAGACACAGTCAACTCAATTCTCGCCCAGATCAATAGATCACCAGAAAAATCATTCAAAGTCAGCCAGGAGAAACTAATTCAAACCATTCGAGCCCAAAATAGGTAATCATGGAGAGGCAAGAGAGAAGCAGCTACCAGTGTCATCAACAACCAGCAAAAGTGCAAGAACATAACAGAATTGAACATAAGTCCAGTGCCACCGCCTCTGCACCCGGAGATGAGAAACAGCAAGGAGAGAAGACAAAGAGGGGGACATGGAAGTGACTTCTGTGACTTAAGCACAACTCCTTTGATTCTGTATTTTCAGATTTTTGACTATGCAATATTTCAAAAAAAAACACACATAAATTTGATGGGTAAGCAAAATATTTTAGGAcatattcttttattatttataatttacctTTATGTTATAAGAAAAAGCAAGTTTTGCTTTTGTTATCTAAAATTTAGAACATGAACAAGTCCACTCGATCCCCATGGTCTCAAATGGCTCAAATCTTGCTTCATACCAGTCGAGAGCTCATAGGAAGTACAGGGAATATGAAGCTGATCCCAATCATAGGAACCTTTGATATGAAGAAAAAACAAGTAAACAAAACAGGTCTTCAAAGATAAAAACAGAAAAATTTGGAGCTGATGTTTCGAAGGCGAGAAAATTTGAAGTCAATTGAAAGAACTACTGAAGTATGCAGCACACTAGAGGAAGTAGAAATCCATAGTTTAGgaattttgagaaagaaaaaaaagaaaattttgagagaCGATAAAAGGGAAAAAAGATATAGGTATTGGAAATCCAGAGGAGAATGGAGAGAAAGGCACATTaaccaagagaaaaattattctttttttcaATTCCCAACATCCAACCCTAACAAGGGCCACATAATAACAGTTCATATTATTCTATTCTCATTAGGACTCTTGAAAGAGAAAACATATTAGCATGAAAGGAAAATAACCAAAGAACACAGCCAATTACGGTGATATTAGAGAGTTCGAGCTTTGGCAGTCTAACAAGATTATGTTAAAGTGCCAATATTGaaccaaaattttcttttttagactCTTGCAAGACTACTAGTAGGCCAATACAGgaaaatatggatgaaaatagaaaCAAAATGGATGAAAGGGTTAGCTTAAGTTTAACACTTTGAACCTCGACTGCATCTGGTTCTAAGCCAGGGACAGTGGGGGAAATTGGAAATCATAAGGGGTAGTGGAAGTGAAGGCGCTGGAAAGAGGTGTACATTTTTTGTTTAAAGGTCCTGGTGCCAAACATCTCCTacatctttaaaatataaaaccattTAATAAAGGAACTTTCCTTTTGCAAAACTAAATAAGGGCATATAGTTCAGCAGAAACCTCCTACCTGGATACTGAATTAATGCCTGAGTTCCACCATTTTTCTCAAATATTGCAATTTTCTGGACAGTACCAAAAGCTGAAAACACCTGAATGAAAAGCTCGAGTAAACTTCGCATTGTTATTTGACACATAAAACAGAGCGATAGGAGAAATGTCTCACTGTGTGAAGAACATCAACTGTGACAGCATATTGCATATTCTCTATGGACGCAAGCAGCACATTACTCTCAGGCTCCTTCATTTTCCCGTCAGGACCAAGAACAGGCTGAAGATGAATAATCATTAGTTATGAAAACTGACCACAAACATAATGTGGAAATTTTGAAATGCGGAACCAAACCTGTAAAGTACCCTCGATTGCAGAAGGATTCACAGGAAGGTAAGGGTTAGTGAAATCCCTGCATGATATTATCTAGCATCAGATCAAATTTTACAATTGTAAATTTGTCCATGACTATACGCTAAAGttttaaaacaaataaaagattaaCACACTAAAAAGTTGAAGTCCAAAATACATAGAACAAAGTGAAAACTGCAAAATATAATATTTGATGGATTGATAAGAGCTTCATTTAGATAGCACGTCATAAAGATAAACGAAAATTACAACAACAATGacaagccataatgtcccaaAGATTTGTGACAATCTAAATAATGATGATGCAGGTAGGTACAACAGACTTCCAAGAATAAGCAGTGCACATCAATAGAAACAATCTAGGACTTCACATGATACAAATTGAGTGGGAAAGTAAATCACCATACAACTGTTTCAGTTACGAGATTCCAGACCTCCATCAAACATAAATATATGCCAGAAACTGCAAGAATGTGCCGAAGCCAACTGATATAGAACTTTTTAGCCTGATACTTACGATGGTGTTTCACATTGGCCATTGTCATCTAGCTGCTAAAGGTCACAATTAGGACTTTGTTATATAATTTGTCATATACTGTTAAGAAGTATGTCAAGTTAGAGGGACTAACAACAAATCTGTTTCAGATAACATACAAGACCTAACTTGCCTttgtattatgctaaatctaaatTAGTAAAACATAAACATCCAAGTCTACAAATATTACATGTCCATCATGGTCTAATGGgtaaaaaaaaacaacaaaacaaaaattgTCCAGTGTGGTTGCTGCATGAAGATACCTGCTCCGATGGGACTGGAATTTGATATTTAAATCtgtatgtgcagaaaaagaaatcCGCAAGTGGCAAGATGTAACATGCTCTGGAAGCAAGTACCTGCAGTTCATGAAAACACAATATGCTCAGCAAAAAAGCGGGAATGGTGAGGAGAGAGTGTGACAGAGGGAGAGAATGTATTGCTTCTTCCAAATGTGTTCAACTGACAGAAACTGAGACAACCTTGGGATACTTCTTCCATCCAAGGCATTTCTAGCTTCTGAAGCAGTTGCTGCATCAGTGTACTGGATCAGAGCCTAAGAAAAAAAAGGGAAGCATAACAATGAGTTGCAGTCCTAAATTCATGTCCAGAATAGTGAGCAAAATACACTACCTGAAAACCAGCAGCCTTTTCAAAAGTAGCAATTTTGTGAACATATCCGAATGCAGAGAACACCTGAGAAAGAAGATGAATCAATACTCCTAGAAAATAAAGGAATGATGCTATGGTAATCAAATGACATCAGGTCAGATGGAAAATGAAGCGATCTCATTTGTAAGTGCAGAATGGCACCTGTGGCACAATGGCCTTCATCATGACTCCAGTGGCAACATATATGAGCAAATTTTtacttaatgatatgaacatCATGCATGGACCAAATTATTACTCGCTGCTTCGACAAAAGAAAGACAAATATAACTATCCTCCTTAAGCAGAATAATTAGCAAATTACATTATTAGTAGAAGAAAATCTTGATATCtaacaacataaaagaatcatatCAACCAataagaaaatattaaaagtttttgaGAAATCCTAGGGAGTGGAAGTTTAACCTCCAAAAACAGCTTCACACACAAGGTGAGTGTAACCTACAACTTAACGATGATGGGAAAAAGCAGTTAGAGATTAACATTCATCAAACAGTAAGATTCAGAGACTCATAACAAAATAGTCAAAAGAATGAGATAGTAAAACAAACATGGTATCTCTCCGAATGTAGATGCTGATAACGAGATATACTCCGTGTTAAAATGGACCTGGTAACCCATTCAGAGCATGTTACAAGAAGTCAAAGAAGTAAAACAAGATTAGCTTCGAGACACATatcacatcaaaaaaaaaaatcccctaTATCATTTCAACTTTAAGACCATCCAAATTACTAGAAATGCTTAAAGCGTACACAAATTTTTATCTTAAATGCAATGAcaagattttaaattaaaaaaagtaaGTCACTGGACTCACCAAATGAATAACTTCGATGCTGACATCACCAGCTTCCACGCCCTCTATGGTAACGAGCAAAACATTCCCAACAACCTCACCGGAGGCCTTGTTGTTTACAATTTCTTGCCTGTTTGAATATTGTATGTAAACAGTTTTGCCACGAACTTGTGCAGGTTCAGATGAAGATGCATAATATGAGATCATCGAGATTGCCTGATTAAGTTCCGCCTGAAAGAAGGTGTCAATAACCAGTTTGGGCTATCATGTTCCGAAGACAATGCAATATCTAAATGCTCTTTCTAACAAAGCAACAAATATGTGGAGGGGGAAAGGCAACAAGTACCACAAGAACGACAAGAACCTCATATAAACAGGTAATATTTATCCTTCTTCTAGAAAAGGAGTGCGAAAACCAaatcaagaaaaggaaaacaaaagcaTAAGGAAGAAACTACATATATCTCCTATAATGAAATATGTTATTTCCTACCAAAACGAGTATAGAATGCTTTAGATCAGTTGGAGCTAAAAATGTCAACCAGGCCACTGCGATATCATAATCCCAAGTACAAAAAGCATGATTATAGCCCACCAGAATATGGCAGCAAGAAAAAATTCTCAAGCATGTCTTGTGGTTCCAAATTTGGCTCATCCCCATCCTTTCGACAACCCATATACCGTGATAGCATTCGATATGATCCATCAAGGACACATCGATTCAGTATCAGAAACCCTTAAAAGCAATCTCAAGTTTGCGATATTCACCGAAACATCCAAGAAATGGATCCAAGAAGACCAGTTTGCGATCTTCACCAAAAGTCTCAAGAAACGCATCAAACAATCAGGCTCCGGCACTTACAAACTCAACAAAGGCCTGGTTGTGATTGGCGCCGACGTTGCATTTGGTGTTGACGATCTTGCCGAAGGGCTTGCAGAGCTCGACGAGCTCCTCCTCCGTGCACTCCCACGGCAGATTCCGGAGGTGGAGCACCTTCGACGGCGTCTGCGTGTACCGGAACTGCGGCTGCCCCGAGGAGGACATCTCCGAGCAAAAGGTTGCGGAGACGCCTCTCCGATCTGCCTCTACGACGATCAGATTTCGACGGACGTCAACACGAAGTCGGAGAAATCGGCAGGATTTTCTTTGAGGAATGTCCAGCCAGGTTAGGGCAGGGATCGGGGAAGAAGAACCGATCGATAAAGATATCGAACCTATTTATCGGATGACGTTTTACCTATCTCTTCTTACAAAGGTAGATAATTTAAGTGCAAATTtcccaaataaaaaataaaaataaaagattttattggaataataagattaaatatttttatttttacaaatataaaaatctcaatttaatttttgaaagtataaagaTCTAACTAATtaaaggataatatgtaattacgcATGATTTATAGCGTAACCAAAACTAAATCCTATATTTCACAAAGAAATATAGGTAGATAATTGAAGTGCAAATtttccaaataaaaaataaaaataaaagattttattggaataataagattaaatattttatttttacaaatataaaaatctcaatttaatttttaaaagtataaagaTCTAACTAATTataaggataatatgtaattactgATGATTTATAGCTTAACCAAAACTAAATCCTATATTTCACAAAGAAAGATTAATTTTTGGCTCCACGTTAATGTTTATGGTTGGTGTACGGGCCCCATTGGGCCTGCGATAGCAGTAACCCGACATGCCCCCATTGATTCCTAAGATTAAGATTGGAACTTGATAATATGAACCTAATCACAAAAATCTTTCTTATTTAATTAGGATAGCATTATACATTAGGATTCCAAATCAAATCATCTATCTTATACAATACAGTTCTTAACCCAAACTTGTCTTACATTTAAATCTCATattcaaaattatttatttatttatttattttttctactattctcctttttttttctctctctcagtattattattatttttctatcttCCTTGGTTCACTCCACCTCTCTTTGTCTAGGAATCATAAGGATTCAAAGTTTAACTCGATAAAATTGATTATTCATCGTCACCGTACGTCgactaattattatattatatttattattaaattacatatttgtctttgataatagctCAAAAGACATTTGTTGTTTTATTTTAGATTACCCAAAAAATGTCAACACATTTTACTTTCAAATTCATATTTTAAAACTATTGATTTAACTCAAAAGTACATTATTTTTGTTTAACCTTAATAGTTCCTAACATCTCTTTTTTGGCTTTTTAAATTACATTACAATACTCATTCTTAAATACTATCAACCAAAACATTAACATCCTAAAACTTTTGATTAATGAGATAATCATAGTTTGAGGGTGGAGGGGTAGAATCACTAAAAGTAAAACACATTGATCAAATCATCATAAGCATTCATAGGTTTGAAAAAGAATTTTAGGATATTGACATGTAAGAGGTAAGTCCAAAAGAAGGAGATCTCCACATCATCATTtgaagatataaaaaataaaagatttggaTTCTTACATTGTTtaccttttttaaaaaaaacaccTTAATAGTTCTCAACCTTCTTTGCTTGTAAAATTACTTGTGACTCATtattaaatataatcaatcaaaaaATTAATATTCTAAAATTTTTGATTAATTAGATAATCATAATTTGAGGGTCAAAAGAGTAGAATATTGATCACTATAAGTAAAATATATTGGTCAAGTAATTGTAAGCTATGTATTGATGAATTAAGTAAATCTAAGTTGAATCTATCGATGAATTAAGTAAATCTGAgttgaatattagattttgatgatgaaatcaattgatgaattaatgatataatttatgtattaagaaaagtgatgtaggactacttACGATTGTGAAAATGTAAAATAATCAAAGAAGAATTGAACGTTGGGTCGAAGTCAATGATTGGGCATCGGGTCAGAAGAATCGGGGAATACACCGAAAGTTCGAATGATGCGTTAGAAGCTCATCGGGAGTTCGTTGAAAGCTTGTTGGAACATCGTCGGGAGTGCGCCGGAAGTTTCGTCGGGATttcggatgaacaattgacgtgccagacaactaggattgcttgcattataattatttaaccttaattatcatagttaggcatcaatttgagttagtttaaggagtaatcctactaacttaattaggggctaactaggcccgaattagggctgaattgggcctgttGTTTGACTTATTCAGTGACCCTTACTTGGCTCAagtggtagcaccgcttgaggctcgacctcccaagcagtctgggtagtggtatcgccaacAATTAATGTtaccaagtgatggtaccgctagagtccAATCTCCGAGGCTTTATCAGGCGATCGTACTGCCCaaactgggcggtagtaccgccaatacctcgaaaacctaggatgagaccattttgtcttcaaatttgaatccatttggaggcctataaatactccactcctcCCTACTCGGTTAACACATCAACTGAAAACAAAAATTGAggaaaacattgttgtaatcttgtgagaattctaCTCTAGCTCTAAGTGTTAATTTCaacttaagag
It encodes the following:
- the LOC135653197 gene encoding polypyrimidine tract-binding protein homolog 1-like isoform X2 yields the protein MSASKLFIWSILTRSISRYQHLHSERYHVFSAFGYVHKIATFEKAAGFQALIQYTDAATASEARNALDGRSIPRYLLPEHVTSCHLRISFSAHTDLNIKFQSHRSRDFTNPYLPVNPSAIEGTLQPVLGPDGKMKEPESNVLLASIENMQYAVTVDVLHTVFSAFGTVQKIAIFEKNGGTQALIQYPDVTTATVAKEALEGHCIYDGGYCKLHLSYSRHTDLNVKAYSDKSRDYTVADTGILAVPQGSSVTIVSTGLQANPHVAGTFVSNLGMQQAFPNRQMPSWDPNKANYASMGGTFPGQPFGPSAGAPYPASAARPTASAGYVQASQQMPQYGIQPRPAAARGAPFIGHPPRYF
- the LOC135653197 gene encoding polypyrimidine tract-binding protein homolog 1-like isoform X3; amino-acid sequence: MMFISLSKNLLIYVATGVMMKAIVPQVFSAFGYVHKIATFEKAAGFQALIQYTDAATASEARNALDGRSIPRYLLPEHVTSCHLRISFSAHTDLNIKFQSHRSRDFTNPYLPVNPSAIEGTLQPVLGPDGKMKEPESNVLLASIENMQYAVTVDVLHTVFSAFGTVQKIAIFEKNGGTQALIQYPDVTTATVAKEALEGHCIYDGGYCKLHLSYSRHTDLNVKAYSDKSRDYTVADTGILAVPQGSSVTIVSTGLQANPHVAGTFVSNLGMQQAFPNRQMPSWDPNKANYASMGGTFPGQPFGPSAGAPYPASAARPTASAGYVQASQQMPQYGIQPRPAAARGAPFIGHPPRYF
- the LOC135653197 gene encoding polypyrimidine tract-binding protein homolog 1-like isoform X1, which gives rise to MSSSGQPQFRYTQTPSKVLHLRNLPWECTEEELVELCKPFGKIVNTKCNVGANHNQAFVEFAELNQAISMISYYASSSEPAQVRGKTVYIQYSNRQEIVNNKASGEVVGNVLLVTIEGVEAGDVSIEVIHLVFSAFGYVHKIATFEKAAGFQALIQYTDAATASEARNALDGRSIPRYLLPEHVTSCHLRISFSAHTDLNIKFQSHRSRDFTNPYLPVNPSAIEGTLQPVLGPDGKMKEPESNVLLASIENMQYAVTVDVLHTVFSAFGTVQKIAIFEKNGGTQALIQYPDVTTATVAKEALEGHCIYDGGYCKLHLSYSRHTDLNVKAYSDKSRDYTVADTGILAVPQGSSVTIVSTGLQANPHVAGTFVSNLGMQQAFPNRQMPSWDPNKANYASMGGTFPGQPFGPSAGAPYPASAARPTASAGYVQASQQMPQYGIQPRPAAARGAPFIGHPPRYF